The Oleiphilus messinensis DNA segment TGGGCGGAAACCGCAGGGGAAACCCGAACAGGGCACTCCCCGGTTTATGGCTTTGCTGCAGATGGGTACCCGGTTTACGGCCCCTGGCATGACAGCAATGTCACTGCCAAAAGTTGCTGGCAAAAACGTGACTACAGCGCAAGTTCACCAACCGGCTGCGGTGTAGAGGGGGAACGCAGCTGTCTGCTGGTAGACAGCTATGACACAACCCAAGGCACCACCGCCGCCAGTCAAAACGGACCAAGCACCTCTGGCACCTACAATAGTTTATCCGGAAATGATTTTGCCACGGTTGCAGGCTTCTTTTTCGAAGACTATTACTTCGACACAGCCTGTACCAGTCAGGGTGAAGCGTATCTGGATCAATACAATGGCCATGACCACGACGGACTGGGCTACCACTACCATCTCACGGTAGCAGGCCCCGATGATTTGACACCAGCCTTCCCGTTCACCTTCGGCCCACGATACCGTGGCCAATTACAGGACAATGCCATCGCCTCATGCTCAACCGGTCAACCCGGAGGCACTCCTGGCGGAAATGGCGGCAACCAGCCACCAGATGGTCAACGGCCTCCACAAAGGTAGTGGGGGAAAGCAACGGGCTATCTTGAATAGGATGGTTAAGAGTGGAACTTTCTGGGATGAGGATATGGCTGAGGGCTTAATTTGGCCACAGAATCACTTGATAACATTTGTTGATTTTAGCGATATTTTTAATAATGATACCGACAAGATATGATTGTTAAGGCTTTATCTTCAACGACATATACCAACCTGTTAGTCTCATCAATTCGACGAGACCAAAAACCAGACAAATTTTCTTTAAGCGGTTCTGGTTTACCAATACCTTCGAAGGGTGAACGCTTTGTATCCGAGATTAGTTTATTAATGCGCTTCAATGTCTTCTTATCTTGCCCTTGCCAAAACAAATAATCATCCCAGACTTCGTCAGTCCAACAGAGCAACCGGCTACTCATCAATTAAATCTCTTTCGGTCGTCTTGCCATTTTTATATTGCTCAATGGACTTTCGTAAATGCTCCACGTTAGCCGGGGATTTTAAAAGATGAACCGTTTCCATCAGGCTATTGTAATAATCAAGTGACATCACCACCGCATCTTCAGAATCACGACGTGTGATAACCGTTGTATCAGCATCGTTAACAACAGAATCAAGAACGGCTTTCAAACCATTTCTGGCTTCTGTAAAAGACACCACTTTCATAATCTTCTCCGACATGTACAACTAATTGCACAACTGTAACTCAAGCCTTGTTTATGTACAATATATGGGACGTGTATTTTTGCTGCTGGCCAAGTTATTGGAACGTACGGATGGGTGTCTTGGTTATTATTGGGTTTCTGGACTGGCCCAGTGTCGAAGTCTGTTTCCAACATAAGCACCGCGTATAACCCACCATCCTGAACCACTACCGAATAGACTCGGGGGCACTTTGCGCTCGGAATTTGCGATTTTCACCCCTTCCAGTTCCATTCCTGACACCGTACAACCATAGTTTTCGATTTGACCCACAAAATGCGCCTGATCTGTGCTTTGTGATACACTGTGTTCCGAAAGCTGTCGTTTGGAATTTACAGGTGGCTGTCTCGATTATTGGCTAGTCCACTTAACGCAAATATTCCTAATTCTCTCCACCGAAGATTCAAGGCTAAGTGCGCTGAGGAAGGGGCATCCATGTCCGATTTAATTGAAAAATGGATTAATGAGTATATGAGTAAACATGGACCGATGAGAATGTTCCTCCCCAACGATCCATTAGTCGTATTAATTACAAGCTTTGGTCAATGGAGTATCAGAACTATCCAAATCAATATCAATATTGGTAGCAGAGCTAGATAGACGTTTTTCACCCAAATAGACAATATCGAGTCCAAGCAAGATCAGCTCGGTAGAGCCATCTAAAAAGACAACTGTTGTTTCCTGGTTCAACCCCATGAACGTAGCAACTGCAGTACTTCCATCATAAATCTTAATTTCTGTTCCAGAAGCTGAAA contains these protein-coding regions:
- a CDS encoding type II toxin-antitoxin system Phd/YefM family antitoxin — its product is MKVVSFTEARNGLKAVLDSVVNDADTTVITRRDSEDAVVMSLDYYNSLMETVHLLKSPANVEHLRKSIEQYKNGKTTERDLIDE
- a CDS encoding Txe/YoeB family addiction module toxin; translated protein: MSSRLLCWTDEVWDDYLFWQGQDKKTLKRINKLISDTKRSPFEGIGKPEPLKENLSGFWSRRIDETNRLVYVVEDKALTIISCRYHY
- a CDS encoding plasmid partition protein ParG, yielding MFRKLSFGIYRWLSRLLASPLNANIPNSLHRRFKAKCAEEGASMSDLIEKWINEYMSKHGPMRMFLPNDPLVVLITSFGQWSIRTIQININIGSRAR